One genomic region from Pelodiscus sinensis isolate JC-2024 unplaced genomic scaffold, ASM4963464v1 ctg155, whole genome shotgun sequence encodes:
- the LOC142823433 gene encoding LOW QUALITY PROTEIN: obscurin-like protein 1 (The sequence of the model RefSeq protein was modified relative to this genomic sequence to represent the inferred CDS: inserted 1 base in 1 codon; deleted 2 bases in 2 codons) has translation PPVSVVRSRAGPERQGLLAGEDLVLACEVSRPSAAVRWLRDGQELVASERVRIEAQGTLRQLTLLGAQPGDSGSYVCDAASDRVATAVEVAAPPVRVVNKEAAQVPVEVLEGESVTLVARISQEQAPVRWLKNKRVLGSGARLLLGSQGPSRSLTIQQTEPGDSGTFSCDTGDDEVHFTLRVREAPVLFVNKQARPEKLLVLEGGSAVLSAIVSKEQASVSWRGPERPLEAGPRCELRQEGRVHSLVLSNVGKADAGLYTCLSRQDQLQFDLSVKELPVKFVRGLSDVQAHVGEPVLLWCELCKPRGQVVWLKDGRELAPSPGREMKAEGRERSLALSSVGPEDAGEYSCESKDDRTLAMLTVQVPRRVEIISDLHSLTVLEGEDATFKCLVSPEDVALTWQLSGRAVAPSERLLVSRNGLCHALTLRRCQLGDAATVAACAEGVVSTARLSVQEAQVRFVRWLQDVRAEELQDVELEVELSCEAGEVQWLKQGVLVQPGSKYQLREAGRRRGLTIRRLSPSDRGTYRCESLHDRTQARLSVERRCPARAGEGRGGTHSGHGEPSNCPEAQGPSWPLEPFPPENWGHMASPSPAAIPPLPPRAGPGAIPPLPPRAGPGAIPPLPPRAGPGAIPPLPPRAGPGAIPPLPPRAGPGAIPPLPPRAGTGRRARAEDENAVFTCQVSHEDVKGEWFRGSEXIKATSTVKIRQEGPRHFLLICSVRPEDAGRIRFVAKAAASEASLHVEDGAGRWFGCSPGSTSSWSPPACCPSLTESDALACAPIRIVKPLRDKTALARHKATLECTVSTPAGAVRWFRGDTEIFASDKYEICNLDCYRTLVIHRVGPDDEASYTCDAFDDRSSARLLVEGH, from the exons AGCCCCCGGTGTCCGTCGTGAGGAGCCGGGCGGGCCCGGAGCGGCAGGGCCTGTTGGCCGGCGAGGACTTGGTGCTGGCCTGCGAGGTGTCTCGGCCCAGTGCTGCCGTGCGCTGGCTCCGGGACGGCCAGGAGCTGGTGGCCAGCGAACGCGTCCGCATCGAGGCCCAGGGCACGCTCAGGCAGCTGACGCTCCTCGGCGCCCAGCCCGGGGACTCTGGCTCCTACGTCTGTGATGCTGCCAGCGACCGGGTGGCGACGGCTGTGGAGGTGGCAG CGCCCCCGGTGCGTGTGGTGAACAAGGAGGCGGCCCAGGTGCCTGTGGAGGTCCTGGAAGGGGAGAGCGTCACACTGGTTGCCCGGATCTCCCAGGAACAGGCTCCTGTCCGATGGCTGAAGAACAAGCGGGTGCTGGGCTCCGGGGCGCGGCTCCTCCTGGGCAGCCAGGGGCCCTCACGCAGCCTCACCATCCAGCAGACGGAGCCGGGCGACAGCGGCACCTTCAGCTGTGACACGGGGGACGATGAGGTGCACTTCACCCTGCGTGTGAGGg AGGCGCCGGTGCTGTTTGTGAACAAGCAGGCGCGGCCGGAGAAGctgctggtgctggaggggggcagCGCGGTGCTGTCGGCCATCGTCTCCAAGGAGCAGGCCTCCGTGAGCTGGCGGGGGCCCGAGCGGCCCCTGGAAGCGGGGCCACGCTGCGAGCTGCGCCAGGAGGGCCGGGTGCACAGCCTGGTGCTGAGCAACGTGGGCAAGGCCGACGCCGGCCTCTACACCTGCCTGTCCCGCCAGGACCAGCTGCAGTTCGACCTGAGCGTCAAAG aGCTGCCGGTGAAGTTTGTGCGAGGCCTGTCGGACGTGCAGGCGCACGTGGGCGAGCCGGTGCTGCTGTGGTGCGAGCTGTGCAAGCCCCGGGGCCAGGTGGTGTGGCTGAAGGACGGGCGGGAGCTGGCGCCCAGCCCTGGGCGCGAGATGAAGGCGGAGGGGCGGGAGCGCTCCCTGGCACTGAGCAGCGTGGGGCCCGAGGACGCTGGCGAGTACTCCTGCGAGTCCAAGGACGACCGCACGCTGGCCATGCTGACCGTGCAGG tgccccgGCGGGTGGAGATCATCTCAGATCTGCACAGCCTGacggtgctggagggggaggacgCCACCTTCAAGTGCCTGGTGTCTCCGGAGGACGTGGCCCTGACGTGGCAGCTGAGCGGCCGGGCCGTGGCCCCCTCGGAGCGGCTGCTGGTGTCCCGGAACGGGCTGTGCCACGCCCTGACCCTCCGGCGCTGCCAGCTGGGAGACGCAGCCACCGTGGCCGCCTGTGCCGAGGGCGTCGTGAGcactgcccggctgagcgtgcaag AGGCCCAGGTGCGGTTCGTGCGG TGGCTGCAGGACGTGCGGGCGGAGGAGCTGCAGGACGTGGAGCTGGAGGTGGAGCTGAGCTGCGAGGCGGGCGAGGTGCAGTGGCTGAAGCAGGGGGTGCTGGTCCAGCCGGGCAGCAAGTACCAGCTGCGGGAGGCCGGGCGCCGCCGGGGACTGACCATCCGCCGGCTCAGCCCCTCGGACCGCGGCACCTACCGCTGCGAGAGCCTGCACGACCGGACCCAGGCCAGGCTGAGCGTGGAGCGTAGGTGCCCTGcccgggcgggggaagggaggggtgggaccCACAGTGGCCATGGGGAGCCGAGCAACTGCCCCGAAGCTCAGGGGCCGTCCTGGCCGCTGGAGCCGTTCCCCCCGGAGAACTGGGGGCATATGGCCAGCCCATCCCCCGCTGCcatccccccgctgcccccccgcgccgGTCCGGGTGCAATCCCAccgctgcccccccgcgccgGTCCGGGTGCAATCCCAccgctgcccccccgcgccgGTCCGGGTGCAATCCCAccgctgcccccccgcgccgGTCCGGGTGCAATCCCGccgctgcccccccgcgccgGTCCGGGTGCAATCCCGccgctgcccccccgcgccg GAACTGGCCGACGTGCACGTGCGGAGGACGAGAACGCCGTCTTCACCTGCCAGGTGTCGCACGAGGACGTGAAGGGCGAGTGGTTCAGGGGCAGTG AAATCAAAGCCACAAGCACGGTGAAAATTCGGCAGGAGG GCCCCCGGCACTTCCTGCTCATCTGCAGCGTGCGGCCGGAGGACGCGGGACGCATCCGCTTTGTTGCCAAGGCGGCCGCCTCGGAAGCCAGCCTGCACGTGGAGG ATGGCGCTGGGCGGTGGTTCGGCTGTTCACCGGGCTCCACCAGCTCCTGGTCTCCGCCCGCTTGCTGCCCCTCTCTGACGGAGTCCGATGCGCTCGCCTG CGCTCCCATCCGGATCGTGAAGCCGCTGCGCGACAAGAC